The DNA sequence tatgtatccTCTTTTGTTACACACCAAGACATacctgtatttttattgcagtttaaATAACCCCCCATATCAATACCTTCATACTCAGTccaatcaaaaaaaagaagaaaagcctTTAGATATTCTGAAGACTGTTCACAGACAGAGACCTAAAGTCAAGCAAAATTCCACATTTATATAGGGCTAGAAATTTCTGTTAATATTGGAAATACcttagaaatgcatttttccattTATCATAAATCATAGCTAATATTGATCACAAAGGACAGTATTTGTTCAAATAATGCACTTTGAGTTAGAGCATTGTGAGAATATGCAATGTGACAGATGCCCGACGTATCACCTATTTGACACAAcaatgctttgaaaaaaaaagaatggccaAACTAAACACAGATCAGTAGGTTTCAATAATAACGTTACACAAGGCTGAAAAACAGACAATTTCATAGCGACCACCCATTGTCAATTCGGTTCAATTTCAACAAAGACAAATATGTTTGAAGACCATTTCAAACTGGTCTACTTACTGCAGACACGTATGAGAAAATATGTTAGATTCAAcaaaacactctctctcaaaaaaaaaaaaaaaaaaactaagtttTAGGCGTGGCAACTACATTTGTAGTGCTACCATATTTATAGTGAGTATACTACTATATTTGTTCACAGATCATGTGTTGTACAGTGTAATGAGATGGGCTATATAACAAATACATCAGTAAGAGACGATACAAGGAACAAAATCTATCATTTAAAGCACcagataatgaaaaaaataattataagtCTAACCTGCAGAAATCTAAGGGTGGGAATGGAGTTACTAGTAAAAACCAGTCAAAATATGGCTGTTAGCCAGGTCTTGTGAAGGGAGAAGTTAATTAATGAATAGCTAGCATAATTTTGTATCAGCTTTGCTACATAGTCCAATCCTTAGGTGACATTACCATATCACACACTCTAAAATACAGTagcctttgtgattactgatatgaacaatttttttattgttcttatATTTGCAAAAGTTATGACATAGCATGTTGccaataataaatatgtaattttgaTATGGGCTTTCAAGCAATTCCTATATAAAACAGCAGAATAAACCAATGTGAACCTTTCAGGAATGTAAAATTTTTACCCAGAATGACTACACAAACGCAGACAGGCTAACCATTGCCGACAAGCATTCCTCCCACTCAAATACCTCTGTTGATGCTCTAGCTATTGTATACAGCATTTTTAGCCTTATAGGTGCATTTAGCCTCTAATATCTGGTCCACACACAAGTCTGGCACACATTTTCCAACATTCTGTTCAGAGGTGAACAAACAGAATGGGTTGGAAACGGAATTTGCTCTCAAAGCTAAGTGTTTATAATGCAGGTTTGTATACCCGCAGCATTGGTCTCCCGGCTATAAATAagcactgtgtacacacactgtgtgttCACTGCAACAGCCTGTCGCATTCTGGGGTGCTGCTTACAGTAATGGTTTCTGCCAAAGAATTCTGTTTTTGAGAGAAAATTCCGTCAGGGAGACCTGCAGTGTCGGTCGATTAGACACGGTGCCGTGGTGAACCCCatgttgagagagagactgaagtCAGAGGGGAGACATCCTGAGTAGAGATTCTAAGGTCGGTATTGAAAGCATCAACAATAGGTACTTCTGACTGGTATGGCATGAGTCACCTTAACAGCCTATTCATGTTACCCAAcggaaacatgtttttcatctcTGCTGCGTAAATATCATATCAATATTTGACGGTCTTCAGGTTACAAGCGACTCTCTCAGGCTTGTCAGGAAGTGCAAACTTTATAATGTCTCTGAACGCTCCACGATTTGAAATGCACCTTCTCTGCTATTCAGTGACCAATATTGTGAAATTATGGAATTATCTGCACCAGTCATTTGGCATATGTTGGACTGCATTCAAAACACTGCAAGTGTTTAAAGAGAATTTTTTGAAGAAGTAAAATGAATACTTTTTGTTAAGCAAGCAATTCGCCTTAACAATTACCACATCCCCACCAGCAATTCATGTTACCCAAGCCTAACCTCAAAACAAACTAACCctttatgcaaatgcatgtcTTACAACAATATGTACTTGCATAGTCATTATATAGTATACATAATTAACAAATCCGTATTTGCATAGGCAAACTGCCTACTTAACAAAGTGTGATGAAATGAGACGCAAGTTTGAAACACAAGGACTGTCTGGACTTCCGCATCctagtgaaaatgaatgaatattccTGCCACCTTACAATTTGTTTTACGAAAATACTGACTGCACTTCATGGAACAGAGCAATATTTATGCACAATAACAAATGCCCACGTGAATTCCTGACAAAACGATGAGAACTGTAAAAACTGCGAATCGACTAGAAAGGCTATGGGCTAACGCAACTACAGACCTGTAACGTACACAAGCTCCTTCCTTTCCTATATTTGATTCCTAAGACAGCTACGTAACTAGAGCTACAGATATGCACTAGTACAGACGTTTTAAGTACTTCCAAAGAACTTGAGCAGGAAATGTATTGTGGTATTTCAAAAGTccgaaaactgaaaaaacaacgCCTCGCGTCCTCTCCTGGAATCAAATCGAAGCCCCGTGTTTCCCAGCCGGCTAAACGGGCACGGGCTAGCCAGTGCAGGGTTTCGAGCGGATGTTCCAGTCAACATGGTCTCGAGATAGGCGAAAACACTTCCGATCTCGAAGCCAGCTCTAAACCCCCGAAAGAGGGCAATAAGAATTGTTACCTCCGCTTACAATGAAGATATTGCTCTAAATATTTGACGAGTTAACGCAAAGCGGTCCTGAGTGGATCAGTTTAGTTTAAGCTTTCAGTAGCCTTTCGCACGACAAACATGGCAACACTGCACTAAGTGGACGCAAACTGCACAGAACAAAGGCAGAAATAGTCCACCAGCTGCAAAAAGCGCTACATTTACCGGTAATTTCGTTCACCGGTAAATGTTGAATGTTAAACATCGTTTACTGATAATTTATCAGCTGAACTGAGAGGTTGTCACATTTCCACAACAAATTATTGTAAATGGTATTCGACTGGCAATATTCGCCAGACTACGATAAATACAGTGTTGTTCTTAACCACTCAATGGAATGTGTCACcatgatttacaaaaaaaaaaaaaaaaaaattgaaataaaaggcCCACAGTGTTAGAATTTATACTATTTGCTCTTGCTCCTGTAACAACGCCCTTCTGAATCATAAGCTTAGTTTAAACCCCCACTTTACTTTAAGTATTTGCCtgctcattttttctttttctccttacCTTCATCACACACTTGTTCTCTGGAGCAGGACACCCATCCTTCAAATAAAAACGGAAAATAACCAGGAGCACGTACAATATAAATACTCGACacttgtttcatattttttttcaacacaTAAGAACTATCAAAAGTTGAATCCTCGTCCCAAACAACGGtcctattttgtttttgttttttcttcccgcTCTGCATTTTAGATTGCCTTCCGTTACCCATTTTTCGCTAGCGTCCAAAAAGTCTCTGGGCCCTGTTTGGGTTATACTTCCAGAATCTCCTCTGCTGTACCTCCACAGCGCAACCGGTAGCGGCCTGTCCTCCAGCTTATCGTGGGGTCccacagtgcagagaggaagaTCTGTATCGTCATGGACTCCCTGATGAACCAGGCTACAGCGTAGTCCAGCTTGGAGAAGGACGGGGGTCCTccctgaggaggaggggggggggggggggtgagggaaagatggagagagcgagagagagaaaaagatattAGGCAATTGACCCTTATAGGTGTAAGATCACATATGCGATTAGAAtattctcaactgaacattctaatcctgatgtaacaatcacaactggcaattgaaagcaatggagttctagaacactgacttagaacactgaaaaacactccaaaaaacctactcttcataGGGTTacaaggggaaaataaaaaacattgggCCGCAAGCTCAAAGTGAGCAACACTGACGCCGCCGAACGAACAGCGCTAGCTCCGCCTCACCTGGATGCCTCGCAGCTGGATGTAGTCGGAGATGAACCAGGCCAGGCAGTGGCACATGAAGAAGACCATGATGTCCCAGCGGAACACGTGGTGCGCCGCCCAGCCGATGATGAGGCTGGCCACGAAGCACTCAGAGATAGGCTCGCAGACGGTGGCCGGGAGCATGTTGATCCTCAGCTTGGCCCACCTGCCAGACGGGACGGCGCAAATGTTTACAGTGCAAACCTCGGCCCCTGCACTTCGTCGGAAAACACTTTTTCCATTTGAAGATGTTGTCAATCAAACCACACTGCAGGTAGCTAAGGATAGCGAAGGATCAGATCCACTGATCTGACAGGCAGCCAGTTATACTCAGGACTCAATGCCTTCCCTTCGGTCTAGGGAACGGTCATGTTGATGTCGAACAGCTGTTTGAAGGGGAACATGGGACATGCGCTGACGTGAGAACGACGGCTGTACCTGATCATGCGAGACTGGAACTGCGCGATCGAGTAAGAGCCGGAGTTCTGCATGGCTACCTGCGTCGCCATGGAGAACTTCCACCCCCTGCAAGACAGGCGCGagaagaacacagagagagaaaaaacaattaaCCAGATTATTAAAAGATtatcttttaatattttcacagtttaaCAGTTTTGCAGAAAGCCCAGCTACAGGCATGTGAACAGTACTGAAGGAACAAGGCAAGGCTACAAAGCCAACGCTATACAGTAGTGAATAATATTTTGGTAAAAGACACAGGTGCTTTTACATTCGAAACATAGTAGAGAGCAATACTTCCTAGATCTCAATTTACgaactgaaagaaaacatttatgatTGTCAGGGTGACTGAAATTACTGCTCTTAATTAAGACCTTTTAACAAAAACCTTTATTGaatgacttaaaaataatcatacATTTTGTCATTCGAGTCAATTGTGTTGTCGTGATTCTTACTGAGCGAGCtacaattaaaaacaagctCGTCAGCTAAATACAACATTAGCCTGTCACAGACCACACGTTCCAGCAGTGCTGGGAGCAGTTCCAAGGAGGATGCAAGAGTATGTGTAAGCTTGTACCATGACTTAGCAGGTGTGCAGAGTTCATCAGCATGGACACTAACTGCAGGGTGACCGCAAATGCCACAGAGTCCAATTAATGGAACATGCTCGGAAAATACTGAAATGTCAACTAAAAGGATAAGTAggtcatacacagacacagacagacacacagacacacgtacacacacacacacaagcgcgcgcgtacacacagacacagacacacacacacacacacacacacaaatctctcACCCAATTTCACTGCTCAGAACTATATGCTCTCACAAATCCTTTCAACTGCAGATTACTCACAGGAAGCGCAAGTCCTGCTTTTTGCCTGACCTCAGAATAACGAAATGATTACAGCGATTCAGTAACCTCACAACGCACAATGCAACCACACCATTCCTTGGTGCTACTTAGGGAAAATCTGTTTTTCCCTCCTTGTATTCAGTTTCTGCATTCCTCTAATGCCAGGCTTGCATCATAGGCTTGACCGGCACGGAATTCCAGGCTTATTTTGGATGTGTCCCGGAATGCTCATGGAATTGCATCCTCAATACAACTTGGTAATGGTAAAAATGGTAATAAGGGCCAGTTCTCCTAGAAACAAACTGAAAGAGACACTGGGTCTCCTCTGATAACTGTTAAGCAGCAAGCCATACAAGAGAAAGATACTACACGTACATAGAACCATCTGTCTACACAAAAGgatgtgattttaaaatatgacatcaTCTTCCTCGTCCTATTCCCAAACACAGCTCGCATTGCCGGGAACTGTGCACGCAATCACAGCACCCAGCACTGCCCACCTCCAAAACACACGTttctgtggcaaaaaaaaaaaaacgtacaacCGAAACGTTAAACGCGGACCCGCCGTCGACGTTCCGCGCTCCGCGGTCGGCCCCACCCACCTGTCGGCGATGGCCTTGGCCATGAAGTAGTCCTCGGCGATGTACTGCGCGAAGGCGATCAGCCCCCCCGCCTGGTCCAGGACGTCCTTCCTCATCAGGCACGACATCCCCGTCACGCACTTGATCCCCATCACGTTGGCCGAGATGTAGGAGCGCGGGTGGGACGTCCCGAAGTAGACCTGCCGAAAATGGAGCAGCCGTTAGTGACAGCCATCATCCAGGGAGTTCCCTCTGCGGCACATGCACGTCGTGCCACACACCCAGAAATAGAAACAATAGTAACATTAACAATAGCAACGAAGCTAACttcattacagtcatttaaatgaCCGCAGGTACgcaaaacataaatacataacgAAATTGCTTGAAGACGCCATTACATAGCCAGTAAACTTATAATGGAATTCCACATGCACAGATCAGGGGGAACGcagatataaaataatgatgatCAAGATGTTTTTTAAGTTAGTTCCTAAGTTCATTCTTAAGTCCTCTGATGTCCCTTTGAGGTTAAAATCTCTTTTCCAAGAGAGATCTTGCTCAAGAGGCAGCATAACAAACCCGTTATGTTATACACGTAatttatcataaaataataataaaaatgaggaAGCACAGAAAGAAGTGGAAGATCACAAGATTAAGAAGGAAATGGCAGCAAAACTGGCTGTACTCCCACTGGCTCTCCTAAGCAATGAAAGGCCCCATTAAATTTCTAAAACAATATTGTGACCATCGCAAACAAGGAAATGGTTTCCCAACTTACGGACCTACTGGATGTTTTGCCATTACATAGCAAACAAGGTATGAGAACAATTTGCCGAGCACAGAGAATAATCAAGTTCTGAAATATGATCCGAAATATTCCTCCAAGCTTGtaagcacacaaaacaaagtttaaaaataataataaaatggcagAACACACGAAAAACATCCTATTGTGCCTCTAGATGTGTGTAGTTACCTACTACACACAGCTCTATAGTCCCAATtcagggttagctagctagctagttagttaggGACTAACGGTCACAGCTGCGACAGTATCAGGGGGCCAAGACTGAGCTAAGTGGCTAGCAAACCGCTGTGGTTCCGTAGTCAGCTATCTGGCAGTCGTTTCCCACACCAGCCAGCGCTAACTCCCAACCCCCTGCTCAATCTCAGCCACAGGGGGTGAAAGGGAGACAGACGCACAGAAAAGTGCCATTGTGCATGAAGATAAGGCTTCTTAAATGACCATGCTCTTTATCTCTAGATAGGTTTGTTTCCACAACCAACACAGCCGACGTCCATCATCCCCCCCACTGCCGCTTGAAAAGGTGACTTCGAATCCTGTACTATGTTTACCCTTGTGATAACGAAAAGCATTCAGGCAAAAACTTAGCGGGTTTCTTAAAACCATCTGGTTCTTCTAGTAgagaatttcatttaattatccAATTTTAATGGCAGACACCTTTGAAGTGTTTCTATTTTTCAGCCTCGTTGATAGGAAGACACGACTTTCAGCTAAGCATCTAGTGCATCTGGAAACGTTCTCTCAATGCTTCcgaaatgttttgtcaatgttatagCATTGTCACAACATTGCAGCAACAgtgtgagaatgttttgtgttagcaGGGTATACCCAACCATACAAGTTCTAGTAGAAGTAGAATGCAACATTAGAAAGGTAGTGTAATGTCCTGGTAAAACCTTCTAGTGTCTCATAAAAacaaagggggggaggggggggaatgaCACATGACAGTGTGATGCAGTAAGTGAAGCAGCCGACCCGCCCTGAACTCCACGTGCTGTCAGGGGCTCAATTCCTGGCTATGGAATTTTCTTTACAGTGATCCCATCtttatctgtaaccctctctggtTTCCCCATTTGAATAaagtcataaaaatataaatgcaatctcCCAATCTACTGTCctttaaataagcaaataaaactataaataatCTGGAAACATTACacagtacattttgaaaatatgaagtcATTCATATTCAGTCAGTAAATTACGTCATTTACTAGACATTCCCCAAAAGCCGCTCTCTGGAAGAAATTTCAGGGCAGCGCatagttttacatttaaaaactgcGAGCGCCTGTGAGGTTTCTCCCACAGTGAGTGCCTGTGAGGTTTCTCCCACAGCGAGCGCCTGTGAGGTTTCACCCACAGTGAGTGCCTGTGAGGATTCTCTCACAGCGAGCGCCTGTGAGGTTTCTCCCACAGCGAGCGCCTGTGAGGTTTCTCTCACAGCGAGCGCCTGTGAGATTTCTCCCACAGTGAGTGCCTGTGAGGTTTCTCTGCTCTCACCTGCTCTAATGTTGCAGCGAAGCCTTGTCTGTCCGCCACGTACGGGAGACCGTGCACCAGCCCCACCTTCTCTGTCATCTGATTGGCCATATCCGTGAGCGTGTCTGGCTTTACTgtaaagggggggaggggggacagtgTTCATTTCATAAGAATGGATTCTGAATTTCCTCATCTAAAGGACAAAATTAAGCCTGAACTAAAGACATTTTAGTTAAAGACATCGTCCATCGTTAAAGACATTTTCAAAGGAGTGTAGGACTTGATTCTGCTGTTCACCGTTGAGTGACCAGGTTTCTACCAGTTTACCCCTGTACCAGTGCACTCAGTACCTGACTGGAAAtcgtgggagagagagaaaaagcttACCCCTTATCCCACTGTCGCAGATCCACACCAGGTCATATTTTGCCACCTCGTATCCTGGCATGAGGTTATTTATTTTCGGGTTGATGCCCACCTTCTTCCCCcctgaaaagagagagggagggagggacacacTTAGTCAAGGCAGCAATGTTTGGCGCTGACCCTCGTAGAAGGGACCAGGACTCCAGGCACCCGCTTTTACCTACACTCATCTTTTTTTGAATTACTGTACAGGACTTAGCCTAGCACGGCTACAGCCACCAACACAAAACAGCTCTAAAGAGGAAGGCAGCCTTAATTATTCATCTTGAACAGAGGACATTGATTTTTCAATAGCTCCCCTGCAGACatcaataatatttaaatatataaatgcagtagTTCAACAGTGTTTCTGAGCAGATCGAACCCTTCAACGTTTCGCGTTTCTATAGATAGTCACCATTACTTCACCCAAATGTATCGCGAGTAATAAACAGTCTAAAAATCCCCGATAGGCCAAGGTGGAAATGGATACGATAATCCATCCTGTCAGCCTGCCGGTAAAT is a window from the Anguilla rostrata isolate EN2019 chromosome 14, ASM1855537v3, whole genome shotgun sequence genome containing:
- the ugcg gene encoding ceramide glucosyltransferase, giving the protein MALLELALQGVSLFGLILFIVLWLMHFMSIVYVRLHFNKKATDKQPYSKLAGVSLLKPLKGVDPNLISNLETFFELDYPKYEILLCVQDHDDPAIDVCKKLLGKYPNVDARLFIGGKKVGINPKINNLMPGYEVAKYDLVWICDSGIRVKPDTLTDMANQMTEKVGLVHGLPYVADRQGFAATLEQVYFGTSHPRSYISANVMGIKCVTGMSCLMRKDVLDQAGGLIAFAQYIAEDYFMAKAIADRGWKFSMATQVAMQNSGSYSIAQFQSRMIRWAKLRINMLPATVCEPISECFVASLIIGWAAHHVFRWDIMVFFMCHCLAWFISDYIQLRGIQGGPPSFSKLDYAVAWFIRESMTIQIFLSALWDPTISWRTGRYRLRCGGTAEEILEV